From a single Bombus terrestris chromosome 17, iyBomTerr1.2, whole genome shotgun sequence genomic region:
- the LOC100642230 gene encoding ubiquinol-cytochrome-c reductase complex assembly factor 1 isoform X1, whose product MMHCVRTFTFKKKIPLALTLKYITECKLVDNNGINFLIKPQSCHFYKNVHTSKSLIKPISQIGIIKTLSHKLDLFKKKTHLNELGYDLYGDIADGLNYSIFYKGFNMPDTFFSWFLVTELHVWMLMVRFMAEGEKGKLVISKMVEAMWHDVLIRAELLGPMTPRTKKKQVAELSYQFNAAIVGYDEGIMSDDKVLASALWRRFFCLECNNPEHLEKLLIYVRKQIHVFDKIPSEKVFDRSIAKWVDL is encoded by the exons ATGATGCACTGTGTAAGAACGTTTACTTTCAAAAAG AAGATACCATTAGCGTTgacattaaaatatatcacagaaTGCAAGCTGGTTGATAATAATGGCATCAACTTTTTAATCAAACCTCAATCTTGTCATTTTTATAAGAATGTACATACATCTAAGAGTTTAATTAAACCAATAAGTCAAATTGGAATAATTAAAACATTGTCACATAAGCTTGatctttttaagaaaaaaact CATTTAAATGAATTGGGTTATGATTTGTATGGTGACATTGCTGATGGACtcaattattcgatattttacaaAG gttTCAATATGCCAGATACATTTTTCTCTTGGTTCTTAGTCACAGAATTACATGTTTGGATGTTAATGGTACGTTTCATGGCTGAAGGGGAGAAGGGCAAATTAGTTATAAGCAAAATGGTCGAGGCCATGTGGCATGATGTTCTTATAAGAGCAGAATTACTTGGC CCAATGACTCcaagaacaaaaaagaaacaagtagCAGAATTATCATATCAATTTAATGCAGCTATAGTTGGTTATGACGAAGGAATCATGTCAGATGACAAGGTATTAGCTAGTGCATTATGGAGAAGGTTCTTTTGCTTAGAATGTAACAATCCAGAGCATCTAGAAAAACTTCTAATTTATGTTAGAAAACAG ATTCATGTGTTTGATAAAATTCCATCAGAAAAAGTTTTTGATAGATCAATAGCAAAATGGGTAGATTTGTAA
- the LOC100642230 gene encoding ubiquinol-cytochrome-c reductase complex assembly factor 1 isoform X3 has protein sequence MIYLVIYNTLQCKLVDNNGINFLIKPQSCHFYKNVHTSKSLIKPISQIGIIKTLSHKLDLFKKKTHLNELGYDLYGDIADGLNYSIFYKGFNMPDTFFSWFLVTELHVWMLMVRFMAEGEKGKLVISKMVEAMWHDVLIRAELLGPMTPRTKKKQVAELSYQFNAAIVGYDEGIMSDDKVLASALWRRFFCLECNNPEHLEKLLIYVRKQIHVFDKIPSEKVFDRSIAKWVDL, from the exons ATGATCTATTTAGTAATCTATAATACTTTAC aaTGCAAGCTGGTTGATAATAATGGCATCAACTTTTTAATCAAACCTCAATCTTGTCATTTTTATAAGAATGTACATACATCTAAGAGTTTAATTAAACCAATAAGTCAAATTGGAATAATTAAAACATTGTCACATAAGCTTGatctttttaagaaaaaaact CATTTAAATGAATTGGGTTATGATTTGTATGGTGACATTGCTGATGGACtcaattattcgatattttacaaAG gttTCAATATGCCAGATACATTTTTCTCTTGGTTCTTAGTCACAGAATTACATGTTTGGATGTTAATGGTACGTTTCATGGCTGAAGGGGAGAAGGGCAAATTAGTTATAAGCAAAATGGTCGAGGCCATGTGGCATGATGTTCTTATAAGAGCAGAATTACTTGGC CCAATGACTCcaagaacaaaaaagaaacaagtagCAGAATTATCATATCAATTTAATGCAGCTATAGTTGGTTATGACGAAGGAATCATGTCAGATGACAAGGTATTAGCTAGTGCATTATGGAGAAGGTTCTTTTGCTTAGAATGTAACAATCCAGAGCATCTAGAAAAACTTCTAATTTATGTTAGAAAACAG ATTCATGTGTTTGATAAAATTCCATCAGAAAAAGTTTTTGATAGATCAATAGCAAAATGGGTAGATTTGTAA
- the LOC100642230 gene encoding ubiquinol-cytochrome-c reductase complex assembly factor 1 isoform X2 — MMHCVRTFTFKKIPLALTLKYITECKLVDNNGINFLIKPQSCHFYKNVHTSKSLIKPISQIGIIKTLSHKLDLFKKKTHLNELGYDLYGDIADGLNYSIFYKGFNMPDTFFSWFLVTELHVWMLMVRFMAEGEKGKLVISKMVEAMWHDVLIRAELLGPMTPRTKKKQVAELSYQFNAAIVGYDEGIMSDDKVLASALWRRFFCLECNNPEHLEKLLIYVRKQIHVFDKIPSEKVFDRSIAKWVDL, encoded by the exons ATGATGCACTGTGTAAGAACGTTTACTTTCAAAAAG ATACCATTAGCGTTgacattaaaatatatcacagaaTGCAAGCTGGTTGATAATAATGGCATCAACTTTTTAATCAAACCTCAATCTTGTCATTTTTATAAGAATGTACATACATCTAAGAGTTTAATTAAACCAATAAGTCAAATTGGAATAATTAAAACATTGTCACATAAGCTTGatctttttaagaaaaaaact CATTTAAATGAATTGGGTTATGATTTGTATGGTGACATTGCTGATGGACtcaattattcgatattttacaaAG gttTCAATATGCCAGATACATTTTTCTCTTGGTTCTTAGTCACAGAATTACATGTTTGGATGTTAATGGTACGTTTCATGGCTGAAGGGGAGAAGGGCAAATTAGTTATAAGCAAAATGGTCGAGGCCATGTGGCATGATGTTCTTATAAGAGCAGAATTACTTGGC CCAATGACTCcaagaacaaaaaagaaacaagtagCAGAATTATCATATCAATTTAATGCAGCTATAGTTGGTTATGACGAAGGAATCATGTCAGATGACAAGGTATTAGCTAGTGCATTATGGAGAAGGTTCTTTTGCTTAGAATGTAACAATCCAGAGCATCTAGAAAAACTTCTAATTTATGTTAGAAAACAG ATTCATGTGTTTGATAAAATTCCATCAGAAAAAGTTTTTGATAGATCAATAGCAAAATGGGTAGATTTGTAA